A single region of the Granulicella aggregans genome encodes:
- a CDS encoding ArsR/SmtB family transcription factor, which translates to MAKQTFNVERFFQALGDNTRLRLLNLMGDQEICVCYFVEILGGPQPKVSRHLAYLRSAGIVAARREGKWMHYRIVMPPHIGAAQILKQTLGWLKEDKAMQADRARLSKACCSPSKYASLDGAPIPTTIQETSCEAC; encoded by the coding sequence ATGGCGAAACAGACATTCAATGTTGAGCGGTTCTTCCAGGCTCTCGGCGACAACACGCGGCTCCGCCTCCTGAACCTGATGGGAGATCAGGAGATCTGCGTCTGCTATTTTGTCGAGATTCTCGGCGGACCCCAGCCGAAGGTGTCCAGACACCTTGCGTACCTTCGCAGCGCGGGCATTGTCGCGGCGCGGCGCGAGGGAAAGTGGATGCACTATCGGATCGTGATGCCACCACATATTGGTGCGGCACAAATCCTGAAGCAAACACTCGGCTGGCTTAAGGAAGACAAGGCGATGCAGGCTGATCGAGCGCGTTTGTCGAAGGCCTGTTGCTCTCCATCTAAGTATGCGTCGCTCGACGGCGCACCCATTCCGACAACGATTCAAGAAACGTCCTGCGAGGCCTGTTAA
- the arsM gene encoding arsenite methyltransferase — protein sequence MSEQLLESVKSKYGAVAESSLSNDYAGVQAVAEAFGYTAEELTSIPAEANMGLSCGNPTATAHLRPGEVVVDLGSGGGLDVFLASKLVGPTGRAIGIDMTTAMIERARANAKVGGYTNVEFYQSTIEQIPLPNASVDCVISNCVLNLTPDKPAVFREIARVLKPGGRVAISDIALKHDLPEAVAQSMAAYVGCIAGAIKIEDYKNGLLAAGFEHVEIVDSGADLNAYAKVENQAGCCSPAMDTSNPFQLVETACCTPAPTEPSLHDDLTALLSQYDVNAAAASVKVYAIKPQPADY from the coding sequence ATGTCAGAGCAGCTTTTGGAATCGGTGAAGTCGAAATACGGGGCAGTCGCAGAAAGTTCCTTGTCGAACGATTACGCAGGAGTGCAGGCTGTGGCAGAGGCCTTCGGCTATACCGCTGAGGAACTGACGTCCATTCCTGCCGAGGCAAACATGGGCCTTTCGTGCGGCAATCCGACTGCTACGGCGCATCTCCGGCCTGGGGAAGTGGTCGTCGATCTTGGTTCAGGCGGAGGGCTTGATGTGTTCCTGGCATCCAAGCTGGTCGGGCCGACCGGCCGCGCTATCGGCATCGACATGACCACGGCCATGATCGAGCGCGCACGCGCAAATGCGAAGGTCGGCGGCTACACCAATGTTGAGTTCTACCAGTCCACCATCGAACAGATTCCACTCCCCAACGCATCGGTCGATTGTGTGATCTCGAACTGCGTCCTGAACCTTACTCCTGATAAGCCCGCTGTCTTCCGCGAGATTGCTCGCGTACTGAAGCCAGGAGGCCGGGTCGCTATCAGCGACATCGCCCTCAAGCATGACCTCCCCGAAGCGGTAGCGCAGAGCATGGCCGCTTATGTTGGTTGCATCGCCGGAGCCATCAAAATAGAAGACTACAAGAACGGGCTACTCGCAGCAGGTTTCGAACACGTCGAGATCGTCGACAGCGGAGCGGACCTCAATGCTTACGCGAAGGTGGAGAACCAAGCGGGATGCTGCTCCCCTGCAATGGACACCTCAAATCCGTTCCAGCTCGTTGAGACTGCTTGCTGTACCCCGGCACCGACTGAGCCTTCGCTGCACGACGATCTCACGGCGTTGCTCTCGCAGTATGACGTGAACGCGGCAGCGGCCAGTGTAAAGGTATATGCGATCAAGCCGCAGCCGGCTGACTACTAA
- a CDS encoding arsenate reductase ArsC, with amino-acid sequence MVQKIIFACVHNAGRSQMAAAFFNQLADHSKAEAVSAGTEPGLRVHPEVLSAMQEVGIDLSDAKPQKLTQELAEGASLLITMGCGDKCPYVPSLRRDDWPLRDPKGLSQAEVRSIRDEIKARVQNLLEAESVGH; translated from the coding sequence ATGGTGCAAAAGATCATCTTCGCTTGTGTTCACAATGCTGGTCGGTCGCAGATGGCCGCAGCTTTCTTCAATCAACTTGCCGATCACAGCAAGGCTGAAGCGGTCTCGGCTGGCACAGAGCCGGGACTTCGCGTACACCCCGAAGTTCTATCCGCGATGCAGGAAGTTGGGATTGACCTGAGTGACGCCAAACCTCAGAAGCTTACTCAAGAACTAGCCGAGGGCGCTTCGCTACTCATCACCATGGGTTGCGGAGACAAGTGCCCTTATGTTCCGAGTTTGCGACGGGACGATTGGCCTCTCCGTGACCCAAAGGGCCTCTCACAAGCAGAGGTCAGGTCGATTCGCGACGAGATAAAAGCTAGGGTTCAAAATCTCTTAGAAGCGGAGAGCGTAGGACACTGA
- a CDS encoding class I SAM-dependent methyltransferase, with protein sequence MSDTKEHELEADIWSEWLLNGRHGRDPDYKPIMRAAVAQIRDRVLDGARLTSGMRLLDVGAGDGLISFEALRRVKPPFSVVLSDISTPLLKHAESVAAALGFHGQCSFVQTPAQTLAGIANESVDVITSRAVLAYVDDKPSALRSFSRVLKPGGRVSLADPIGQDAAVHLAALTKVLRSEPVNSSTPFVSLLQRWRALQTPSTLDEIRSNPLTNFSERDLVQLFRDADFVNIHMELHIDVKTAPPIPWSTFIEIPPRPGALCLREIFEQHFTAVEISVFERVMREDVEKGKLTSQNLNVYLTAEKRA encoded by the coding sequence ATGAGTGATACCAAGGAACATGAGCTTGAAGCGGATATCTGGTCTGAGTGGCTTCTCAACGGCAGACATGGACGCGATCCCGACTACAAGCCCATTATGCGCGCTGCCGTTGCGCAGATTCGGGACCGGGTGCTCGACGGAGCCAGATTGACTTCCGGCATGAGGCTTCTCGATGTAGGTGCCGGTGATGGTCTGATTTCATTCGAAGCTCTCCGACGGGTGAAGCCCCCCTTTTCGGTTGTTCTATCAGATATCTCTACTCCCTTGTTGAAACATGCCGAAAGCGTTGCAGCGGCCCTCGGGTTTCACGGGCAATGTTCCTTCGTACAGACTCCGGCACAAACGCTTGCGGGCATCGCCAACGAATCCGTCGATGTCATCACATCGCGCGCCGTGCTCGCCTACGTTGACGACAAACCTTCGGCTTTACGCAGCTTTTCTCGTGTTCTCAAGCCGGGCGGACGCGTGTCCCTCGCTGATCCCATCGGTCAAGACGCGGCCGTTCACTTGGCCGCACTGACAAAGGTTTTGAGATCGGAGCCTGTAAATTCCAGCACTCCTTTCGTTAGCCTCCTGCAACGTTGGCGGGCCTTGCAAACGCCTTCGACTCTCGACGAGATTCGCTCTAACCCTTTGACCAACTTTTCCGAACGAGATCTCGTTCAGCTCTTCCGCGATGCTGACTTCGTCAACATCCACATGGAACTTCACATCGATGTCAAGACCGCTCCTCCAATCCCCTGGAGCACTTTTATCGAGATTCCTCCGCGGCCCGGAGCTCTCTGTCTCCGCGAGATCTTCGAGCAACACTTCACCGCGGTAGAGATCAGCGTTTTCGAGAGAGTCATGCGAGAAGACGTGGAGAAAGGCAAATTGACCAGTCAAAATCTCAACGTCTATTTGACAGCCGAGAAGCGGGCTTGA
- a CDS encoding VIT1/CCC1 transporter family protein produces MAASDNKRLLSALEANWQAEMEGFHTYTALSKSEPDPHRRNALRGLAMAEKHHAALWAARIKAIGGIEPTYKGDPSGQADSLANRVGGPDLALRRLEIDEGRDIAKYGQQLKALGDEPSIAILEEVIADEREHYATLGNLIRSRGALPSLPPEQAQAALDDLVAARDKGHSPAAGWVGDAIYGINDGLGSIFGIVSGVSGATLGNSHFVLIAGLAGMVASALSMGSGAYLAAKSEREIYEAEFAREKEAVEDNEAEAQEILSLSYQIRGFPEEDAKRFVEHIARDKNQLIKALARERLSTTEEGLSKPMVSAVSGALSTAVGAFIPIIPFFFLNGIPAVIVAAIVSLFAHFAVGAAKSLITIRSWWASGFEMTWIGALEGVVTYVIGIGLGKLGGG; encoded by the coding sequence GTGGCAGCTTCAGACAACAAGAGACTTCTTTCCGCATTGGAGGCGAACTGGCAAGCGGAGATGGAAGGTTTCCACACCTATACAGCTCTATCCAAGAGTGAGCCGGACCCACATCGCCGCAATGCGCTCCGTGGGCTGGCGATGGCAGAGAAGCACCATGCGGCGCTATGGGCAGCGCGGATCAAAGCAATCGGCGGAATAGAGCCGACATACAAAGGAGATCCATCGGGGCAGGCCGACTCGCTTGCAAATCGTGTCGGCGGTCCTGATCTCGCGCTTCGACGACTTGAGATCGATGAAGGCAGAGATATTGCAAAGTATGGCCAGCAACTCAAGGCACTTGGAGATGAACCCAGCATCGCAATTCTTGAGGAGGTAATCGCCGACGAACGTGAGCACTATGCGACTCTCGGCAATCTTATCCGCTCCCGAGGTGCTCTGCCTTCGCTGCCACCCGAACAGGCTCAGGCGGCGCTCGATGATTTGGTGGCCGCGCGCGATAAGGGCCACTCCCCAGCAGCAGGCTGGGTGGGCGACGCGATCTACGGGATCAATGATGGACTGGGGTCAATCTTCGGCATCGTGTCCGGAGTATCTGGGGCGACCCTCGGCAACAGCCATTTCGTTCTCATCGCAGGTCTTGCGGGCATGGTTGCGAGCGCATTGTCGATGGGTTCTGGCGCGTATCTCGCGGCCAAGAGCGAGCGGGAGATCTACGAAGCAGAATTTGCACGAGAGAAGGAAGCCGTCGAGGATAATGAGGCCGAGGCGCAAGAGATACTATCTCTCAGCTATCAGATTCGTGGCTTTCCTGAGGAAGATGCGAAACGGTTTGTGGAACATATCGCGAGGGACAAGAACCAGCTCATCAAGGCGCTTGCGAGGGAACGTCTTAGCACCACCGAAGAGGGGCTGAGCAAACCCATGGTCTCAGCGGTCTCCGGAGCCCTATCCACGGCGGTCGGCGCTTTTATCCCGATCATCCCCTTTTTCTTCTTGAACGGCATTCCGGCGGTTATCGTTGCGGCCATCGTTTCTCTCTTTGCACACTTCGCTGTTGGGGCAGCGAAGTCGCTCATCACCATCCGTTCCTGGTGGGCGAGCGGCTTCGAGATGACTTGGATTGGCGCGTTAGAAGGTGTCGTTACGTATGTGATCGGGATCGGGCTTGGCAAACTCGGCGGCGGGTAG
- a CDS encoding YceI family protein, whose protein sequence is MKVFAVITLAVFLAPAALGQHQTFAVNPDASEVKIKLNTTHEIVNGTFHVHSGSVDFDRAASKISGVVIVLASSGKTGNGSRDRKMNNDILKVDQYTTVSFAPKTYSGTIAPSGDSTIQVSGVFTLLGTPHDLTIPLQIHMERSMATAKAHFVIPYVQWGLKNPSFLFWKAENDVAIDLNLVGQVSN, encoded by the coding sequence ATGAAAGTCTTCGCTGTGATAACTCTTGCTGTCTTCCTTGCTCCGGCCGCGCTCGGCCAGCATCAAACCTTCGCTGTAAATCCCGATGCGAGCGAGGTCAAGATCAAGCTCAACACGACGCACGAGATCGTGAACGGCACCTTCCACGTACATTCCGGATCGGTCGACTTCGACCGTGCTGCTTCCAAGATATCGGGGGTGGTGATCGTCCTAGCTAGCAGTGGTAAGACGGGAAACGGCAGCCGGGATAGGAAGATGAATAACGACATTTTGAAGGTCGATCAGTACACCACGGTTTCATTTGCTCCAAAGACGTATTCGGGGACGATCGCCCCATCGGGTGATTCGACAATCCAGGTGAGCGGCGTCTTTACGCTGCTCGGCACCCCGCATGATCTAACGATTCCATTGCAGATTCACATGGAGCGGTCGATGGCGACTGCGAAGGCACACTTCGTTATTCCCTACGTGCAGTGGGGTCTCAAGAACCCGAGTTTTCTGTTCTGGAAGGCCGAGAATGACGTCGCAATCGACCTCAATTTAGTGGGCCAGGTTTCGAACTGA
- a CDS encoding NAD(P)/FAD-dependent oxidoreductase, translated as MQDEVLIVGGGVAGCAASIALARRGRSVTLIEREPTPQHKVCGEFLSGEALEDLHALGINVASLGAVPLNHVRLAAARRAAEAPLPFPAASLTRKALDTALIAEAIAAGVRVERGRSVQLFGRTTNDLWQATLVDGSTFQAPTAFLATGKHDLRGHGRPKDPHQWVAFKMYYRLSAAQTADLADASELTLYAGGYGGVQPVEDGVVNFCCVVQRRYFARAGLRWEGLLAKMQEDCPHLAMRLDGAEPQLEKPITVTHIPYGYLRRETEDGLYCIGDQAAVIPSFTGDGISIALHTARRGAASYLAGESAPAFQSKLRSAMLPQMRLAEIAADGLTNSFARAVLPFCLRIWPGAMRVTAKLTRVTQPAAIAAQTVAG; from the coding sequence TTGCAAGACGAAGTATTGATCGTTGGTGGTGGAGTGGCGGGATGTGCAGCTTCTATCGCACTCGCCCGGAGGGGACGGAGCGTCACGCTGATCGAACGCGAGCCGACGCCGCAACATAAGGTCTGCGGAGAGTTCCTAAGTGGTGAGGCCCTTGAAGATCTGCACGCGCTTGGGATCAACGTAGCCTCCCTTGGTGCCGTGCCCCTGAATCACGTTCGCCTTGCTGCGGCAAGGCGAGCTGCGGAGGCTCCTCTACCCTTTCCGGCCGCTTCGCTCACGCGCAAGGCGCTTGATACGGCACTCATCGCCGAAGCCATCGCCGCGGGTGTCCGAGTCGAGCGAGGGCGCAGTGTTCAGTTGTTCGGTCGCACAACCAACGATCTCTGGCAGGCCACGCTCGTCGACGGAAGCACCTTCCAAGCTCCAACCGCGTTTCTCGCCACCGGGAAGCATGACCTGCGCGGCCATGGCCGTCCAAAAGATCCTCATCAATGGGTCGCCTTCAAGATGTACTACCGGCTGTCTGCCGCGCAGACTGCGGATCTGGCAGATGCCTCGGAGTTGACGCTCTATGCCGGTGGGTACGGAGGCGTCCAACCCGTGGAAGACGGCGTTGTGAACTTCTGCTGCGTGGTGCAACGGCGATACTTTGCGCGTGCGGGTCTTCGATGGGAGGGCCTGCTCGCGAAGATGCAAGAGGACTGTCCCCACCTCGCGATGCGGCTTGATGGTGCAGAGCCGCAGCTCGAAAAACCTATCACCGTCACTCATATCCCATACGGCTACCTGCGACGGGAAACAGAAGATGGGCTCTACTGTATCGGCGACCAGGCAGCTGTCATCCCTTCGTTCACGGGCGATGGCATCTCCATCGCCCTGCATACTGCGCGTCGGGGCGCAGCTTCCTATCTTGCCGGAGAATCGGCCCCGGCTTTCCAGTCAAAACTGCGCTCTGCCATGCTCCCGCAGATGCGGCTTGCCGAGATCGCGGCTGATGGCCTAACCAACTCATTTGCGCGCGCTGTATTGCCGTTCTGTTTGAGGATCTGGCCCGGCGCGATGCGCGTAACAGCGAAACTCACACGGGTCACTCAGCCTGCCGCCATTGCAGCACAGACAGTCGCTGGCTGA
- a CDS encoding DUF2306 domain-containing protein has translation MMPISTLIAPTTAASRFKTTLWVSLGLIVLFVFITSELLLVTDYPMYHTYRLQVIADRHLLIPHTLAGTFALLIGPLNFSSRIRQRYLQLHRVLGRVYVISVFVGSFTGIALAAGRPGLPGTSMQAAAWMVCTTAALITARNRQIIQHRQWMARSYAVTFTFVSSRVLNLWPRYWSHLGDVLSAVGVIAFTLASLLIVDLGLNWHELTTRRD, from the coding sequence ATGATGCCGATTTCCACTCTGATAGCGCCCACTACAGCTGCTTCGAGATTCAAGACGACTCTGTGGGTTTCGCTTGGTCTCATCGTTCTCTTCGTCTTTATAACTTCAGAGCTGCTGCTCGTCACCGATTATCCGATGTACCATACGTATCGCCTGCAGGTCATTGCTGACCGTCATCTGCTGATCCCGCATACGCTCGCTGGAACGTTTGCTCTTTTGATTGGGCCGCTCAACTTCTCTTCGCGGATTCGGCAGCGTTATCTGCAACTGCATCGAGTGCTTGGCCGCGTCTACGTAATCTCTGTGTTTGTTGGTTCGTTCACGGGAATCGCTCTGGCAGCCGGACGTCCAGGGCTCCCGGGAACCTCCATGCAGGCTGCCGCCTGGATGGTCTGCACTACTGCCGCCCTCATCACTGCGCGCAATCGCCAGATCATCCAGCATCGCCAATGGATGGCGCGCTCCTATGCGGTGACCTTTACCTTCGTCTCCAGCCGCGTGCTCAACCTGTGGCCGCGTTATTGGAGCCATTTAGGCGATGTCTTGTCCGCGGTGGGCGTGATTGCCTTCACGCTTGCTTCGCTGCTGATCGTCGATCTCGGCCTCAACTGGCACGAGCTCACCACACGTCGTGACTGA
- a CDS encoding methyltransferase domain-containing protein has translation MWSSREIDFSQRVSPSDLPELMDGDVSYEDFRACMRSLETVNRWLLGYRPTLTWLDQVVPTSSDPVHIVDVGCGGGDMLRQIARWAERKGIAVRLTGIDLNPYAARAAVESTPKELGITWVTGDAMLYRPEKPVDIVVSSLMAHHLEDEEIVSLLRWMEATVQVGWFVNDLERSKRSSRMFGWVRWHWLVRHDGPVSFRRAFRKEDWVRLLAAAEVPQEAVTVEKWRPGRLCVGRWK, from the coding sequence ATGTGGTCTAGTAGAGAGATCGACTTCAGCCAGCGAGTCTCTCCGAGCGATCTGCCGGAGCTGATGGATGGAGACGTGAGTTACGAGGACTTCCGTGCCTGCATGAGAAGTCTGGAGACAGTCAACCGGTGGTTACTAGGTTATCGACCAACGCTGACCTGGCTGGATCAGGTGGTCCCCACATCAAGTGATCCAGTACACATTGTCGATGTGGGCTGCGGCGGTGGAGATATGTTGCGGCAGATTGCGAGATGGGCGGAACGAAAGGGAATTGCGGTGCGGTTGACCGGAATCGACTTGAATCCCTATGCCGCGCGAGCGGCAGTCGAGTCCACGCCGAAAGAGCTGGGAATTACGTGGGTAACCGGCGATGCGATGCTGTATCGGCCGGAGAAGCCGGTGGACATCGTCGTTAGTTCGCTGATGGCACATCATCTGGAGGACGAGGAGATCGTCTCGCTGCTGCGGTGGATGGAAGCGACCGTGCAGGTGGGTTGGTTCGTCAACGATCTGGAGCGGTCGAAGAGAAGCAGCCGCATGTTTGGGTGGGTGCGGTGGCACTGGCTGGTGCGGCATGATGGGCCGGTGTCGTTCCGACGCGCCTTCCGTAAAGAAGATTGGGTACGCCTTCTGGCTGCGGCGGAAGTTCCGCAAGAGGCAGTGACAGTGGAGAAGTGGCGACCGGGACGGTTATGCGTGGGGCGATGGAAGTGA
- a CDS encoding type III polyketide synthase produces MTTAYLNRIATAVPEHNVHDAFVFFAEKMLTDPRLRTVFRRMSSRAEIAHRYSFLDPQKGTPNDANEFYQLGNFPDTSRRMKLFEQSAPVLMRKAVDRLALSEEERASVTHVLVTCCTGLYAPGLDFEIVEHLGLSSTVERTMIGFMGCYAAINALKLARHIMRSEPEATVLMLNLELCTLHFQETQELEQVLSFLVFADGAAASLVSARKQGFALDSFKAVMVPETRGLITWKIGGLGFDMLLSGKVPAELGRALHGGELMAERDDIDLWAVHPGGRSVLDAVETALGLRADALAASREVLSRFGNMSSATVMFVLQRIMQDARPGQHGCAMSFGPGLTAETMRFHVV; encoded by the coding sequence TTGACTACGGCTTATTTGAACCGCATCGCTACTGCCGTACCTGAGCACAATGTGCATGACGCGTTCGTCTTCTTCGCAGAGAAGATGCTGACTGACCCACGGCTGCGCACGGTCTTTCGCCGAATGTCGAGCCGCGCCGAGATCGCGCATCGCTATTCCTTTCTCGACCCGCAAAAAGGCACTCCGAATGATGCGAATGAGTTCTATCAACTCGGCAATTTTCCCGACACTTCGCGACGTATGAAGCTCTTTGAACAGAGCGCTCCGGTGCTGATGCGGAAGGCAGTAGACCGGCTTGCACTGAGTGAAGAGGAGCGAGCTAGTGTGACGCACGTCCTGGTGACCTGCTGCACAGGGCTCTATGCGCCGGGGCTGGACTTTGAGATCGTTGAGCACCTTGGCTTGTCCTCAACCGTGGAACGCACGATGATTGGATTCATGGGGTGCTATGCTGCGATCAATGCACTGAAGCTGGCGCGGCACATTATGCGCTCGGAGCCGGAGGCGACTGTGCTGATGTTGAACCTTGAGTTGTGTACGCTGCACTTCCAGGAGACGCAGGAGCTGGAACAGGTGCTTTCCTTCCTCGTCTTTGCCGATGGGGCCGCGGCGAGCCTGGTTTCAGCGCGCAAGCAGGGCTTCGCTTTGGACAGCTTCAAGGCGGTAATGGTGCCGGAGACGCGTGGGCTGATTACCTGGAAGATCGGCGGACTGGGCTTCGACATGCTGCTGTCCGGCAAGGTGCCGGCGGAGTTGGGTCGAGCGTTACATGGAGGCGAGCTGATGGCGGAGCGTGATGACATTGACCTATGGGCAGTGCATCCCGGTGGAAGGTCGGTGCTGGACGCGGTAGAGACGGCGTTGGGGCTGCGAGCCGATGCACTGGCGGCATCGCGAGAGGTGCTGTCGCGCTTCGGTAATATGTCGTCGGCGACGGTGATGTTTGTGTTGCAGCGAATCATGCAGGATGCACGTCCGGGGCAGCATGGGTGTGCGATGTCGTTTGGGCCGGGCCTGACAGCGGAGACGATGCGATTCCATGTGGTCTAG
- a CDS encoding PepSY domain-containing protein — protein sequence MISATNLKAIRLTHHYLGVFFAPTILFFAVTGGLQMFGLHEASRGRSYLPPAILVHLSQLHKNGTLYLPPRREAPSAPSKAEGSMPDALEPSAPKPPATPSTPTAPNALPMKIFFAATALALVVSTCTG from the coding sequence ATGATATCTGCGACCAACCTCAAAGCCATACGTCTCACCCATCACTACCTTGGGGTGTTCTTCGCGCCGACGATCCTCTTCTTTGCGGTCACGGGAGGCCTTCAGATGTTCGGCCTGCACGAGGCGAGCCGAGGCAGATCCTACCTGCCGCCCGCTATCCTCGTTCATCTATCCCAGCTTCACAAAAACGGGACGCTCTACCTTCCGCCTAGGAGAGAGGCTCCATCCGCGCCCTCGAAAGCGGAAGGTTCGATGCCTGACGCTCTAGAACCAAGTGCTCCAAAGCCTCCGGCGACACCCTCAACTCCTACCGCGCCGAATGCGCTTCCTATGAAGATATTCTTCGCTGCGACCGCCCTCGCCCTCGTCGTGTCGACTTGCACAGGATAG
- a CDS encoding winged helix-turn-helix domain-containing protein: protein MRLLLVEDEKEIRSFVEQSLIEAGYEVDTAEDAGTASELAGKHAYHGLIVDLGLPDQDGIDLILQLRRSGVSSPVLILSARRSVDDRVKGLELGGDDYLTKPFAVAELLARMRNLLRRNLTQAEDATRLRICDLELDMLKRRATRAGEVLNLSPQEFVLLEYLCRHAGRVVTRSMLLAEVWGIRIQPDTNVVDVHIYRLRGKIDTEGREPLIKTLRGIGYVLKAS, encoded by the coding sequence ATGCGCCTGCTGCTGGTCGAAGACGAAAAGGAAATTCGGAGCTTCGTCGAACAATCCCTGATAGAAGCCGGTTACGAGGTCGATACTGCCGAGGACGCGGGGACGGCGTCTGAATTAGCAGGCAAACACGCCTACCACGGACTCATAGTGGATCTCGGTCTTCCGGATCAGGATGGCATCGACCTTATTCTGCAATTGAGACGCTCCGGGGTGAGCAGCCCTGTTCTGATTCTGTCGGCACGGCGTTCGGTCGACGACCGGGTAAAGGGACTCGAACTCGGCGGAGATGATTACCTCACCAAGCCGTTCGCCGTCGCGGAGCTGCTTGCAAGGATGCGCAATCTTCTGCGCCGCAATTTGACGCAGGCCGAAGACGCCACGCGCCTCCGGATCTGCGACCTGGAACTGGACATGCTCAAACGCAGGGCTACGAGGGCCGGCGAGGTTCTAAACCTCAGCCCACAGGAGTTCGTCCTTCTTGAGTACCTCTGCCGCCATGCTGGCAGAGTGGTGACACGCTCGATGCTCCTGGCCGAAGTCTGGGGTATTAGAATCCAGCCTGATACGAACGTCGTCGATGTTCACATCTACCGTCTTCGCGGCAAGATCGACACGGAGGGGCGCGAGCCATTGATCAAGACCTTGCGAGGTATCGGATATGTTCTCAAAGCCAGCTAG
- a CDS encoding ATP-binding protein has product MFSKPASPILRSAAWRISLWATLAFAIGTMLVFAMLHRFVADDIQRRSDAWLSGEVGVLGDVAERTPKDRLYGRVVGEIAELASREVPNRRRGTGDGNENDSVFFLQASDKGKIPLWVGSGDGAATLSAILSSKTRRDVPFDVRVKGFGIPFRVASVRIPDGSNIYLGLSERDELHVLRNLRIRFLTLWLAIVLLGFLIVFYATRRMLGHVREITEAASLIGQSDLSSRVPNANSKDEIGHLARTLNHMLDRIENSVQQLHTITDSLAHDLRSPLTAIRGKLETALSNDVRIDQAEPIVSAIDELDRLTEFLNTSLDVAEAKADALRLVRTEIDLDELVRSMMNLYEPCMSERGLSVQIRSAGAVNVLADAALLHRVIANLLDNELKHLPAGSNVWLSLQSTSDMGILTVEDNGPGFDEEVGHHLFEGRVKGRASRGHGLGLAFVDAVVRVHGGTVTATNRAEGGAKLAVKLPRSEVHNQEERHALAGEWVTP; this is encoded by the coding sequence ATGTTCTCAAAGCCAGCTAGCCCGATTCTACGAAGCGCCGCATGGCGAATCTCGCTTTGGGCAACCCTCGCCTTCGCCATCGGCACCATGCTCGTCTTTGCCATGTTGCACCGTTTCGTTGCCGACGACATCCAGCGACGTAGTGACGCGTGGTTGTCAGGGGAAGTCGGGGTTCTGGGCGATGTCGCCGAACGAACACCAAAGGACAGGCTCTACGGTCGCGTCGTCGGAGAGATTGCTGAGCTTGCCAGCCGGGAAGTCCCAAACAGGCGACGGGGGACCGGCGATGGAAATGAGAATGACTCTGTCTTCTTCCTCCAGGCCTCCGACAAAGGCAAAATCCCGCTCTGGGTGGGTTCAGGAGACGGAGCGGCCACACTGTCTGCCATTCTCTCGTCCAAGACTCGGCGAGATGTTCCTTTCGATGTGAGGGTAAAAGGCTTCGGCATTCCGTTCCGCGTCGCGTCAGTTCGCATACCTGACGGAAGTAATATCTATCTGGGACTGTCAGAACGCGATGAACTGCACGTCTTGCGGAACCTGCGTATACGATTCCTTACTCTCTGGCTTGCCATTGTCCTCCTTGGTTTCCTTATCGTGTTTTACGCGACGCGCAGGATGCTCGGCCACGTCCGGGAGATCACCGAGGCGGCTTCACTAATCGGCCAATCAGACCTCAGCAGTCGAGTCCCAAATGCCAACAGCAAGGATGAGATTGGGCACCTCGCACGCACTCTGAATCACATGCTGGACCGGATCGAGAATTCCGTCCAGCAGTTGCATACAATTACAGACTCGCTCGCGCACGATCTCAGAAGTCCTCTGACCGCAATTCGTGGAAAGCTTGAGACCGCTCTATCCAACGATGTGCGAATTGATCAAGCCGAACCGATCGTTTCAGCGATCGACGAACTGGACCGCCTTACGGAGTTCCTGAACACTTCTCTTGACGTGGCAGAAGCGAAGGCCGATGCGCTCCGTCTTGTTCGCACCGAAATAGACTTGGACGAATTGGTGCGAAGCATGATGAATCTATACGAGCCCTGCATGAGCGAAAGGGGCTTGAGTGTTCAGATTCGCAGTGCCGGTGCAGTCAACGTTCTGGCTGACGCGGCACTTCTCCATCGCGTGATTGCGAACCTACTCGATAACGAGCTCAAACATTTGCCCGCAGGTTCTAACGTCTGGCTATCGCTTCAGTCAACAAGCGATATGGGCATACTTACGGTGGAGGACAATGGGCCTGGCTTCGATGAGGAAGTTGGACATCATCTCTTCGAGGGAAGAGTGAAAGGGCGGGCATCGCGAGGACACGGACTTGGACTTGCCTTCGTTGACGCGGTTGTCCGGGTTCACGGGGGAACTGTGACTGCTACAAATCGTGCTGAAGGCGGCGCGAAACTTGCTGTCAAGCTCCCTCGGTCTGAGGTCCATAATCAAGAGGAGCGTCATGCTCTTGCCGGTGAATGGGTAACCCCGTGA